In the genome of Pogona vitticeps strain Pit_001003342236 chromosome 13, PviZW2.1, whole genome shotgun sequence, one region contains:
- the LLGL1 gene encoding lethal(2) giant larvae protein homolog 1 isoform X2 — protein sequence MGEAPPAPPPPRLRRPPPPPPPAPLGKMMKFRFRRQGHDPQREKLKQDLFAFNKTVEHGFPNQPSSLAFDPKLRIMAIGTKSGAVKIYGAPGVEFTGLHKETATVTQMHFLPGQGRLLSLLDDNTLHLWEINQKDGYSHLEETRSFVLPGRPGFDNANSPPSITRVTVILLQPTCDAACLGTEGGGVYLLELPGLALLEDRTLYQDEVMQSVPEDYRCGKALGPVEALQEHPWDPSKILIGYSRGLMVLWDRNTRDVEHLFLANQQLESFAWERSGRTIVSSHSDGGYAVWSVTSGSPKTVQPATSTIPYGPFPCKAINKIVWQTCESGSHYIIFSGGMPRASYGDRHCVTILQGQALVTLDFTSRVIDFFTVYDTQAEAEFDNPTALVVLVEEELVAIDLQTPGWPTIPAPYLAPLHSSAITCSYHISNVPLKLWERIIGAGEQQSPRLSSVNWPINGGRSLAREPTQRGLLLTGHEDGSVRFWDASGVSLKPLYKLGTANIFQTDCEHNDSLNQSCEEEWPPFRKVGCFDPYSDDPRLGIQKIALCKYSAKMVVAGTAGQVLVTELSDETSEHAINVAVLDLLQDREGFTWKGHDRLPPKNGSLAFAPGFQPSALVQCMPPAAVTAVTLHSEWNLVAFGTSHGFGLYDYYRRNPVLARCTLHPNDSLAMEGPLSRVKSLKKSLRQSFRRIRKSRVSGKKRINASSPSSKVQEANAQLAEQPGPHEVEMTPVQRRIEPRSADDSLSGVVRCLYFADTFLRDAAHHGPTLWAGTNSGSVFAYALEVPSQEKFSERSVEAVLGKEIQLMHRAPVVSIAVLDGRGNPLPEPYEVSRDLAKAPDMQGSHSVLIASEEQFKVFTLPKVSAKTKFKLTAHEGCRVRKVGLVNFASAACEDYSENGLACLTNLGDIHIFTVPGLRPQVHYDCIRKEDISGIASCVFTKHGQGFYLISPSEFERFSLSTRNITEPLCVLDTSRIHDATSFGNNFTVTPKLNQANGTHVLQSSEANHSLTSSERSPEDHQASFSVTPVDSPNNSIDTPLDTTGDITAEEVKDYLAPSEETERNLRNINEDETRSPGILIK from the exons ATATGGGGCTCCTGGCGTGGAGTTTACCGGTCTCCACAAGGAAACGGCGACCGTCACCCAGATGCATTTCCTACCTGGACAG GGCCGGCTGCTCTCCCTTCTGGACGACAACACCCTCCACCTGTGGGAGATCAACCAGAAAGACGGCTACTCTCACCTGGAGGAGACGCGGAGCTTCGTCCTTCCCGGACGTCCAGGGTTCGACAATGCTAA CTCTCCTCCCAGCATTACCCGGGTGACGGTCATCTTGCTCCAGCCGACATGTGACGCGGCTTGTCTCGGGACCGAAGGCGGGGGCGTCTACCTGCTGGAACTTCCTGGCTTGGCGTTGCTGGAGGACCGGACCCTGTACCAAGATGAGGTCATGCAAAG CGTGCCCGAGGACTACCGATGCGGGAAGGCTCTTGGCCCAGTGGAGGCTCTCCAGGAACACCCTTGGGACCCCTCCAAAATCTTGATCGGTTACAGCCGCGGCCTGATGGTTCTGTGGGACAGAAACACCAGAGATGTGGAGCACCTTTTCTTGGCCAACCAG caactgGAAAGCTTTGCTTGGGAGCGCAGTGGCCGAACGATTGTCAGCTCGCACAGCGATGGGGGCTACGCGGTGTGGTCGGTGACAAGTGGCTCCCCAAAAACCGTACAGCCGGCCACCTCCACGATCCCTTACG GCCCGTTTCCATGTAAAGCTATCAACAAGATTGTATGGCAGACGTGTGAATCAGG GAGTCACTACATCATCTTCAGCGGGGGAATGCCGCGGGCAAGTTACGGCGACCGGCACTGCGTCACCATCCTCCAAGGACAGGCGCTGGTCACCCTCGACTTCACTTCTCGCGTGATCGACTTCTTCACGGTGTACGACACCCAGGCAGAGGCAG AATTTGACAACCCCACGGCCTTGGTGGTCCTGGTGGAGGAAGAGCTGGTGGCGATCGACCTGCAGACCCCCGGCTGGCCCACCATCCCGGCGCCGTACCTGGCCCCCCTCCACTCGTCCGCCATCACCTGCTCGTACCACATCTCCAACGTCCCCCTCAAGCTGTGGGAGAGGATCATCGGGGCTGGAGAGCAGCAGAGCCCGCGGCTCTCCTCGGTG AACTGGCCCATCAACGGAGGGAGAAGCCTTGCCCGGGAACCCACTCAGAGGGGCCTCCTCTTGACCGG CCACGAAGACGGCTCCGTCCGGTTCTGGGACGCCTCCGGAGTATCCCTGAAGCCGTTGTACAAGCTCGGCACGGCCAACATTTTCCAGACGGACTGCGAGCACAACGACAGCTTGAACCAGTCCTGTGAGGAGGAGTGGCCGCCCTTCCGAAAG GTTGGCTGCTTCGACCCTTATAGTGACGACCCCAGGCTGGGCATCCAGAAGATCGCGCTCTGCAAATATTCCGCAAAGATGGTGGTGGCTGGCACAGCCGGGCAG GTGCTGGTGACGGAGCTGAGCGACGAGACGTCGGAGCACGCGATCAACGTGGCCGTGCTGGACCTCCTCCAGGACCGCGAGGGCTTCACCTGGAAGGGCCACGACCGGCTGCCTCCCAAGAACGGCTCGCTGGCTTTCGCCCCCGGCTTCCAACCCAGCGCCCTGGTGCAGTGCATGCCCCCTGCCGCCGTCACGGCCGTCACCCTCCACTCGGAGTGGAACCTGGTGGCGTTCGGGACCAGCCATGGGTTCGGGCTCTACGATTACTATCGCAGGAATCCTGTGCTGGCCAG GTGTACGTTGCACCCCAATGATTCGCTGGCCATGGAAGGGCCCCTCTCCCGCGTCAAATCCCTGAAGAAGTCGCTCCGCCAGTCCTTCCGAAGGATCCGGAAGAGCCGGGTGTCCGGGAAGAAGAGGATTAACGCCAGCAGTCCTTCCAGCAAG GTGCAGGAAGCCAACGCCCAGCTGGCTGAGCAGCCCGGCCCCCACGAAGTGGAAATGACCCCGGTCCAGCGGCGGATCGAACCCCGGTCGGCCGACGACTCGCTCTCTGGAGTCGTGCGGTGCCTCTACTTCGCCGACACCTTCCTTCGAGACG CTGCCCATCACGGACCCACCTTGTGGGCTGGGACCAACTCCGGCTCGGTCTTCGCCTACGCCCTGGAAGTCCCGTCGCAGGAGAAGTTTTCGGAGCGGTCTGTGGAAGCCGTCTTGGGCAAGGAGATCCAGCTCATGCACAGAGCGCCGGTGGTCTCCATCGCTGTCCTCGACGGCCGGGGGAACCCTCTGCCGGAACCCTACGAGGTCTCGAGGGACTTGGCCAAAGCCCCCGACATGCAGGGCAGCCATTCGGTCCTCATTGCCTCGGAGGAACAATTCAAG GTTTTCACGTTGCCCAAAGTCAGTGCCAAGACGAAATTCAAGCTGACGGCGCACGAAGGCTGCCGGGTGCGGAAAGTGGGGCTGGTGAACTTTGCCAGCGCCGCCTGCGAGGACTACTCGGAGAACGGCTTGGCCTGCCTCACCAACCTGGGCGACATCCACATCTTTACGGTGCCGGGTCTACGGCCGCAGGTCCATTACGACTGTATCCGGAAAGAGGACATCAGCGGGATTGCCTCTTGCGTCTTCACCAAACACGGGCAAG GGTTCTACCTGATCTCTCCGTCCGAGTTTGAGCGGTTCTCCCTCAGCACCAGAAACATTACAGAGCCCCTCTGCGTCTTGGACACCAGCCGCATCCATGACGCCACCTCTTTTGG GAACAACTTCACAGTAACACCAAAACTGAACCAGGCCAACGGAACGCACGTCCTGCAAAGTTCGGAGGCCAACCATTCCCTCACAAGTAGCGAAC GCTCTCCGGAAGACCACCAGGCCTCTTTCTCGGTGACCCCTGTCGATTCGCCAAACAACAGCATTGACACGCCTCTAGATACGACCGGAGACATCACGGCCGAGGAAGTGAAGGATTACTTGGC GCCCTCGGAAGAAACGGAGAGAAACTTGAGGAATATAAACGAGGACGAGACTCGATCCCCGGGAATCCTCATTAAATAA
- the LLGL1 gene encoding lethal(2) giant larvae protein homolog 1 isoform X1 has product MGEAPPAPPPPRLRRPPPPPPPAPLGKMMKFRFRRQGHDPQREKLKQDLFAFNKTVEHGFPNQPSSLAFDPKLRIMAIGTKSGAVKIYGAPGVEFTGLHKETATVTQMHFLPGQGRLLSLLDDNTLHLWEINQKDGYSHLEETRSFVLPGRPGSPPSITRVTVILLQPTCDAACLGTEGGGVYLLELPGLALLEDRTLYQDEVMQSVPEDYRCGKALGPVEALQEHPWDPSKILIGYSRGLMVLWDRNTRDVEHLFLANQQLESFAWERSGRTIVSSHSDGGYAVWSVTSGSPKTVQPATSTIPYGPFPCKAINKIVWQTCESGSHYIIFSGGMPRASYGDRHCVTILQGQALVTLDFTSRVIDFFTVYDTQAEAEFDNPTALVVLVEEELVAIDLQTPGWPTIPAPYLAPLHSSAITCSYHISNVPLKLWERIIGAGEQQSPRLSSVNWPINGGRSLAREPTQRGLLLTGHEDGSVRFWDASGVSLKPLYKLGTANIFQTDCEHNDSLNQSCEEEWPPFRKVGCFDPYSDDPRLGIQKIALCKYSAKMVVAGTAGQVLVTELSDETSEHAINVAVLDLLQDREGFTWKGHDRLPPKNGSLAFAPGFQPSALVQCMPPAAVTAVTLHSEWNLVAFGTSHGFGLYDYYRRNPVLARCTLHPNDSLAMEGPLSRVKSLKKSLRQSFRRIRKSRVSGKKRINASSPSSKVQEANAQLAEQPGPHEVEMTPVQRRIEPRSADDSLSGVVRCLYFADTFLRDAAHHGPTLWAGTNSGSVFAYALEVPSQEKFSERSVEAVLGKEIQLMHRAPVVSIAVLDGRGNPLPEPYEVSRDLAKAPDMQGSHSVLIASEEQFKVFTLPKVSAKTKFKLTAHEGCRVRKVGLVNFASAACEDYSENGLACLTNLGDIHIFTVPGLRPQVHYDCIRKEDISGIASCVFTKHGQGFYLISPSEFERFSLSTRNITEPLCVLDTSRIHDATSFGNNFTVTPKLNQANGTHVLQSSEANHSLTSSERSPEDHQASFSVTPVDSPNNSIDTPLDTTGDITAEEVKDYLAPSEETERNLRNINEDETRSPGILIK; this is encoded by the exons ATATGGGGCTCCTGGCGTGGAGTTTACCGGTCTCCACAAGGAAACGGCGACCGTCACCCAGATGCATTTCCTACCTGGACAG GGCCGGCTGCTCTCCCTTCTGGACGACAACACCCTCCACCTGTGGGAGATCAACCAGAAAGACGGCTACTCTCACCTGGAGGAGACGCGGAGCTTCGTCCTTCCCGGACGTCCAGG CTCTCCTCCCAGCATTACCCGGGTGACGGTCATCTTGCTCCAGCCGACATGTGACGCGGCTTGTCTCGGGACCGAAGGCGGGGGCGTCTACCTGCTGGAACTTCCTGGCTTGGCGTTGCTGGAGGACCGGACCCTGTACCAAGATGAGGTCATGCAAAG CGTGCCCGAGGACTACCGATGCGGGAAGGCTCTTGGCCCAGTGGAGGCTCTCCAGGAACACCCTTGGGACCCCTCCAAAATCTTGATCGGTTACAGCCGCGGCCTGATGGTTCTGTGGGACAGAAACACCAGAGATGTGGAGCACCTTTTCTTGGCCAACCAG caactgGAAAGCTTTGCTTGGGAGCGCAGTGGCCGAACGATTGTCAGCTCGCACAGCGATGGGGGCTACGCGGTGTGGTCGGTGACAAGTGGCTCCCCAAAAACCGTACAGCCGGCCACCTCCACGATCCCTTACG GCCCGTTTCCATGTAAAGCTATCAACAAGATTGTATGGCAGACGTGTGAATCAGG GAGTCACTACATCATCTTCAGCGGGGGAATGCCGCGGGCAAGTTACGGCGACCGGCACTGCGTCACCATCCTCCAAGGACAGGCGCTGGTCACCCTCGACTTCACTTCTCGCGTGATCGACTTCTTCACGGTGTACGACACCCAGGCAGAGGCAG AATTTGACAACCCCACGGCCTTGGTGGTCCTGGTGGAGGAAGAGCTGGTGGCGATCGACCTGCAGACCCCCGGCTGGCCCACCATCCCGGCGCCGTACCTGGCCCCCCTCCACTCGTCCGCCATCACCTGCTCGTACCACATCTCCAACGTCCCCCTCAAGCTGTGGGAGAGGATCATCGGGGCTGGAGAGCAGCAGAGCCCGCGGCTCTCCTCGGTG AACTGGCCCATCAACGGAGGGAGAAGCCTTGCCCGGGAACCCACTCAGAGGGGCCTCCTCTTGACCGG CCACGAAGACGGCTCCGTCCGGTTCTGGGACGCCTCCGGAGTATCCCTGAAGCCGTTGTACAAGCTCGGCACGGCCAACATTTTCCAGACGGACTGCGAGCACAACGACAGCTTGAACCAGTCCTGTGAGGAGGAGTGGCCGCCCTTCCGAAAG GTTGGCTGCTTCGACCCTTATAGTGACGACCCCAGGCTGGGCATCCAGAAGATCGCGCTCTGCAAATATTCCGCAAAGATGGTGGTGGCTGGCACAGCCGGGCAG GTGCTGGTGACGGAGCTGAGCGACGAGACGTCGGAGCACGCGATCAACGTGGCCGTGCTGGACCTCCTCCAGGACCGCGAGGGCTTCACCTGGAAGGGCCACGACCGGCTGCCTCCCAAGAACGGCTCGCTGGCTTTCGCCCCCGGCTTCCAACCCAGCGCCCTGGTGCAGTGCATGCCCCCTGCCGCCGTCACGGCCGTCACCCTCCACTCGGAGTGGAACCTGGTGGCGTTCGGGACCAGCCATGGGTTCGGGCTCTACGATTACTATCGCAGGAATCCTGTGCTGGCCAG GTGTACGTTGCACCCCAATGATTCGCTGGCCATGGAAGGGCCCCTCTCCCGCGTCAAATCCCTGAAGAAGTCGCTCCGCCAGTCCTTCCGAAGGATCCGGAAGAGCCGGGTGTCCGGGAAGAAGAGGATTAACGCCAGCAGTCCTTCCAGCAAG GTGCAGGAAGCCAACGCCCAGCTGGCTGAGCAGCCCGGCCCCCACGAAGTGGAAATGACCCCGGTCCAGCGGCGGATCGAACCCCGGTCGGCCGACGACTCGCTCTCTGGAGTCGTGCGGTGCCTCTACTTCGCCGACACCTTCCTTCGAGACG CTGCCCATCACGGACCCACCTTGTGGGCTGGGACCAACTCCGGCTCGGTCTTCGCCTACGCCCTGGAAGTCCCGTCGCAGGAGAAGTTTTCGGAGCGGTCTGTGGAAGCCGTCTTGGGCAAGGAGATCCAGCTCATGCACAGAGCGCCGGTGGTCTCCATCGCTGTCCTCGACGGCCGGGGGAACCCTCTGCCGGAACCCTACGAGGTCTCGAGGGACTTGGCCAAAGCCCCCGACATGCAGGGCAGCCATTCGGTCCTCATTGCCTCGGAGGAACAATTCAAG GTTTTCACGTTGCCCAAAGTCAGTGCCAAGACGAAATTCAAGCTGACGGCGCACGAAGGCTGCCGGGTGCGGAAAGTGGGGCTGGTGAACTTTGCCAGCGCCGCCTGCGAGGACTACTCGGAGAACGGCTTGGCCTGCCTCACCAACCTGGGCGACATCCACATCTTTACGGTGCCGGGTCTACGGCCGCAGGTCCATTACGACTGTATCCGGAAAGAGGACATCAGCGGGATTGCCTCTTGCGTCTTCACCAAACACGGGCAAG GGTTCTACCTGATCTCTCCGTCCGAGTTTGAGCGGTTCTCCCTCAGCACCAGAAACATTACAGAGCCCCTCTGCGTCTTGGACACCAGCCGCATCCATGACGCCACCTCTTTTGG GAACAACTTCACAGTAACACCAAAACTGAACCAGGCCAACGGAACGCACGTCCTGCAAAGTTCGGAGGCCAACCATTCCCTCACAAGTAGCGAAC GCTCTCCGGAAGACCACCAGGCCTCTTTCTCGGTGACCCCTGTCGATTCGCCAAACAACAGCATTGACACGCCTCTAGATACGACCGGAGACATCACGGCCGAGGAAGTGAAGGATTACTTGGC GCCCTCGGAAGAAACGGAGAGAAACTTGAGGAATATAAACGAGGACGAGACTCGATCCCCGGGAATCCTCATTAAATAA
- the LLGL1 gene encoding lethal(2) giant larvae protein homolog 1 isoform X3, with protein sequence MHFLPGQGRLLSLLDDNTLHLWEINQKDGYSHLEETRSFVLPGRPGFDNANSPPSITRVTVILLQPTCDAACLGTEGGGVYLLELPGLALLEDRTLYQDEVMQSVPEDYRCGKALGPVEALQEHPWDPSKILIGYSRGLMVLWDRNTRDVEHLFLANQQLESFAWERSGRTIVSSHSDGGYAVWSVTSGSPKTVQPATSTIPYGPFPCKAINKIVWQTCESGSHYIIFSGGMPRASYGDRHCVTILQGQALVTLDFTSRVIDFFTVYDTQAEAEFDNPTALVVLVEEELVAIDLQTPGWPTIPAPYLAPLHSSAITCSYHISNVPLKLWERIIGAGEQQSPRLSSVNWPINGGRSLAREPTQRGLLLTGHEDGSVRFWDASGVSLKPLYKLGTANIFQTDCEHNDSLNQSCEEEWPPFRKVGCFDPYSDDPRLGIQKIALCKYSAKMVVAGTAGQVLVTELSDETSEHAINVAVLDLLQDREGFTWKGHDRLPPKNGSLAFAPGFQPSALVQCMPPAAVTAVTLHSEWNLVAFGTSHGFGLYDYYRRNPVLARCTLHPNDSLAMEGPLSRVKSLKKSLRQSFRRIRKSRVSGKKRINASSPSSKVQEANAQLAEQPGPHEVEMTPVQRRIEPRSADDSLSGVVRCLYFADTFLRDAAHHGPTLWAGTNSGSVFAYALEVPSQEKFSERSVEAVLGKEIQLMHRAPVVSIAVLDGRGNPLPEPYEVSRDLAKAPDMQGSHSVLIASEEQFKVFTLPKVSAKTKFKLTAHEGCRVRKVGLVNFASAACEDYSENGLACLTNLGDIHIFTVPGLRPQVHYDCIRKEDISGIASCVFTKHGQGFYLISPSEFERFSLSTRNITEPLCVLDTSRIHDATSFGNNFTVTPKLNQANGTHVLQSSEANHSLTSSERSPEDHQASFSVTPVDSPNNSIDTPLDTTGDITAEEVKDYLAPSEETERNLRNINEDETRSPGILIK encoded by the exons ATGCATTTCCTACCTGGACAG GGCCGGCTGCTCTCCCTTCTGGACGACAACACCCTCCACCTGTGGGAGATCAACCAGAAAGACGGCTACTCTCACCTGGAGGAGACGCGGAGCTTCGTCCTTCCCGGACGTCCAGGGTTCGACAATGCTAA CTCTCCTCCCAGCATTACCCGGGTGACGGTCATCTTGCTCCAGCCGACATGTGACGCGGCTTGTCTCGGGACCGAAGGCGGGGGCGTCTACCTGCTGGAACTTCCTGGCTTGGCGTTGCTGGAGGACCGGACCCTGTACCAAGATGAGGTCATGCAAAG CGTGCCCGAGGACTACCGATGCGGGAAGGCTCTTGGCCCAGTGGAGGCTCTCCAGGAACACCCTTGGGACCCCTCCAAAATCTTGATCGGTTACAGCCGCGGCCTGATGGTTCTGTGGGACAGAAACACCAGAGATGTGGAGCACCTTTTCTTGGCCAACCAG caactgGAAAGCTTTGCTTGGGAGCGCAGTGGCCGAACGATTGTCAGCTCGCACAGCGATGGGGGCTACGCGGTGTGGTCGGTGACAAGTGGCTCCCCAAAAACCGTACAGCCGGCCACCTCCACGATCCCTTACG GCCCGTTTCCATGTAAAGCTATCAACAAGATTGTATGGCAGACGTGTGAATCAGG GAGTCACTACATCATCTTCAGCGGGGGAATGCCGCGGGCAAGTTACGGCGACCGGCACTGCGTCACCATCCTCCAAGGACAGGCGCTGGTCACCCTCGACTTCACTTCTCGCGTGATCGACTTCTTCACGGTGTACGACACCCAGGCAGAGGCAG AATTTGACAACCCCACGGCCTTGGTGGTCCTGGTGGAGGAAGAGCTGGTGGCGATCGACCTGCAGACCCCCGGCTGGCCCACCATCCCGGCGCCGTACCTGGCCCCCCTCCACTCGTCCGCCATCACCTGCTCGTACCACATCTCCAACGTCCCCCTCAAGCTGTGGGAGAGGATCATCGGGGCTGGAGAGCAGCAGAGCCCGCGGCTCTCCTCGGTG AACTGGCCCATCAACGGAGGGAGAAGCCTTGCCCGGGAACCCACTCAGAGGGGCCTCCTCTTGACCGG CCACGAAGACGGCTCCGTCCGGTTCTGGGACGCCTCCGGAGTATCCCTGAAGCCGTTGTACAAGCTCGGCACGGCCAACATTTTCCAGACGGACTGCGAGCACAACGACAGCTTGAACCAGTCCTGTGAGGAGGAGTGGCCGCCCTTCCGAAAG GTTGGCTGCTTCGACCCTTATAGTGACGACCCCAGGCTGGGCATCCAGAAGATCGCGCTCTGCAAATATTCCGCAAAGATGGTGGTGGCTGGCACAGCCGGGCAG GTGCTGGTGACGGAGCTGAGCGACGAGACGTCGGAGCACGCGATCAACGTGGCCGTGCTGGACCTCCTCCAGGACCGCGAGGGCTTCACCTGGAAGGGCCACGACCGGCTGCCTCCCAAGAACGGCTCGCTGGCTTTCGCCCCCGGCTTCCAACCCAGCGCCCTGGTGCAGTGCATGCCCCCTGCCGCCGTCACGGCCGTCACCCTCCACTCGGAGTGGAACCTGGTGGCGTTCGGGACCAGCCATGGGTTCGGGCTCTACGATTACTATCGCAGGAATCCTGTGCTGGCCAG GTGTACGTTGCACCCCAATGATTCGCTGGCCATGGAAGGGCCCCTCTCCCGCGTCAAATCCCTGAAGAAGTCGCTCCGCCAGTCCTTCCGAAGGATCCGGAAGAGCCGGGTGTCCGGGAAGAAGAGGATTAACGCCAGCAGTCCTTCCAGCAAG GTGCAGGAAGCCAACGCCCAGCTGGCTGAGCAGCCCGGCCCCCACGAAGTGGAAATGACCCCGGTCCAGCGGCGGATCGAACCCCGGTCGGCCGACGACTCGCTCTCTGGAGTCGTGCGGTGCCTCTACTTCGCCGACACCTTCCTTCGAGACG CTGCCCATCACGGACCCACCTTGTGGGCTGGGACCAACTCCGGCTCGGTCTTCGCCTACGCCCTGGAAGTCCCGTCGCAGGAGAAGTTTTCGGAGCGGTCTGTGGAAGCCGTCTTGGGCAAGGAGATCCAGCTCATGCACAGAGCGCCGGTGGTCTCCATCGCTGTCCTCGACGGCCGGGGGAACCCTCTGCCGGAACCCTACGAGGTCTCGAGGGACTTGGCCAAAGCCCCCGACATGCAGGGCAGCCATTCGGTCCTCATTGCCTCGGAGGAACAATTCAAG GTTTTCACGTTGCCCAAAGTCAGTGCCAAGACGAAATTCAAGCTGACGGCGCACGAAGGCTGCCGGGTGCGGAAAGTGGGGCTGGTGAACTTTGCCAGCGCCGCCTGCGAGGACTACTCGGAGAACGGCTTGGCCTGCCTCACCAACCTGGGCGACATCCACATCTTTACGGTGCCGGGTCTACGGCCGCAGGTCCATTACGACTGTATCCGGAAAGAGGACATCAGCGGGATTGCCTCTTGCGTCTTCACCAAACACGGGCAAG GGTTCTACCTGATCTCTCCGTCCGAGTTTGAGCGGTTCTCCCTCAGCACCAGAAACATTACAGAGCCCCTCTGCGTCTTGGACACCAGCCGCATCCATGACGCCACCTCTTTTGG GAACAACTTCACAGTAACACCAAAACTGAACCAGGCCAACGGAACGCACGTCCTGCAAAGTTCGGAGGCCAACCATTCCCTCACAAGTAGCGAAC GCTCTCCGGAAGACCACCAGGCCTCTTTCTCGGTGACCCCTGTCGATTCGCCAAACAACAGCATTGACACGCCTCTAGATACGACCGGAGACATCACGGCCGAGGAAGTGAAGGATTACTTGGC GCCCTCGGAAGAAACGGAGAGAAACTTGAGGAATATAAACGAGGACGAGACTCGATCCCCGGGAATCCTCATTAAATAA